A genome region from Campylobacter concisus includes the following:
- the cutA gene encoding divalent cation tolerance protein CutA, protein MRILITSIAKKKEAKKLSKKLVKKGLAACVSSFSAKSIYLWQEKLCDEKEQILLIKTDAKFKKVAKFIRKHHSYETPEILALKPKEVFKKYENWIKKSTKKGKK, encoded by the coding sequence ATGAGAATTTTAATCACCTCAATCGCAAAGAAAAAAGAGGCAAAAAAACTAAGCAAAAAGCTCGTGAAAAAGGGACTTGCAGCTTGCGTGAGTAGCTTTAGCGCAAAGAGCATTTATCTTTGGCAAGAGAAGCTTTGTGATGAAAAAGAGCAAATTTTACTCATAAAAACGGACGCGAAATTTAAAAAAGTAGCTAAATTTATAAGAAAGCACCACAGCTACGAAACCCCAGAAATTTTGGCGCTTAAGCCAAAAGAGGTTTTTAAAAAATATGAAAATTGGATAAAAAAATCAACCAAAAAAGGCAAAAAATGA
- the thrC gene encoding threonine synthase has product MRLTPTRSVKDEKIKNVNLSTAMLSPSSAHGGLYAPKKLPKITKSKWQELSQLSYEKLALYIISLFKFDVPEAFFKKAVKRYTSFDDPKHPVILKKIDKNLYVNELYHGPTRAFKDMALQPFGSLLSQLAKERGERYLIMCATSGDTGPATLQTFANDENIKVVCLYPDGGTSEVQKLQMQTMQGENLKVFGIKGDFDDAQRALKMLLANDKFKAELKKKRLKLSAANSVNFGRILFQIIYHAYAYANLLKQKALKANESFDIIVPSGNFGNALGAYYAKKMGAKIGKIKIASNANNILTQFFTTGIYDLRDKKLVKTISPAMDILISSNVERLLFDKFGSVRTNELMQSLAKNKFYKLSKQELEALKEDFEASWCDDKECEAYIAKLAKGGYAIDPHTATCFKMVDAGRVNVITSTAHWVKFTPSMIKACQIKDTKDEKDALAKTAKILNDSVPSSINSLFSAKILHKSIIKEDEIEKCVLEWIER; this is encoded by the coding sequence ATGAGACTAACCCCAACTAGAAGCGTAAAAGATGAAAAGATAAAAAATGTAAATTTAAGCACAGCCATGCTTAGCCCAAGCTCTGCTCACGGCGGACTTTACGCGCCAAAGAAGCTTCCAAAAATAACAAAATCAAAGTGGCAAGAGCTCTCACAATTAAGCTACGAGAAACTCGCACTTTATATCATATCACTATTTAAATTTGATGTGCCAGAGGCCTTTTTCAAAAAAGCGGTCAAAAGATACACAAGCTTTGATGATCCAAAGCACCCAGTCATTTTAAAAAAAATAGATAAAAATTTATACGTAAATGAGCTATATCACGGTCCAACGAGGGCATTTAAGGATATGGCGCTTCAGCCCTTTGGCTCGCTGCTTAGCCAACTAGCCAAAGAGAGGGGTGAAAGATACCTTATCATGTGCGCAACTAGCGGTGATACGGGCCCTGCTACACTTCAAACCTTTGCAAACGACGAAAATATCAAGGTCGTCTGTCTTTATCCAGACGGCGGCACGAGCGAGGTTCAAAAGCTTCAAATGCAGACCATGCAGGGTGAAAATTTAAAGGTTTTTGGCATAAAAGGCGACTTTGACGACGCTCAAAGGGCGCTAAAGATGCTACTTGCAAATGATAAATTTAAGGCTGAGCTTAAGAAAAAGCGCCTTAAACTAAGCGCGGCAAACTCGGTAAATTTTGGCAGAATTCTCTTTCAGATCATCTACCACGCCTATGCCTACGCAAATTTGCTAAAACAAAAGGCGCTTAAGGCAAACGAGAGCTTTGACATCATCGTACCAAGTGGAAATTTCGGCAACGCTCTTGGGGCATATTACGCTAAAAAAATGGGCGCAAAGATCGGCAAGATCAAGATCGCTTCAAATGCAAACAACATCTTGACGCAGTTTTTCACCACTGGCATTTACGACCTCAGGGATAAAAAGCTGGTTAAGACGATAAGCCCTGCCATGGACATTTTGATCAGCTCAAATGTCGAGCGTTTGCTGTTTGATAAATTTGGTAGCGTTAGAACAAATGAACTCATGCAAAGTCTTGCAAAAAATAAATTTTATAAGCTTAGTAAGCAGGAGCTTGAAGCGTTAAAAGAGGACTTTGAGGCTAGCTGGTGCGACGATAAGGAGTGCGAGGCATACATCGCAAAGCTCGCAAAGGGCGGCTACGCGATCGATCCGCATACGGCTACTTGCTTTAAGATGGTGGATGCTGGCCGCGTAAACGTCATCACATCGACCGCGCACTGGGTGAAATTTACGCCAAGCATGATCAAGGCGTGCCAGATCAAAGATACAAAAGATGAAAAAGATGCGCTCGCAAAGACCGCTAAAATCTTAAATGACAGCGTGCCAAGCTCGATAAACTCGCTATTTAGCGCGAAAATTTTGCATAAAAGCATCATAAAAGAGGACGAGATTGAAAAGTGCGTCCTAGAATGGATCGAGCGATGA
- a CDS encoding DNA-binding protein: MIETSDIFNLLHNAVEAKNIGKKISQAKMAEELGVPMRTYQDWRLGNSKPQAAAAVCKLLCELDDDEILFVINKMRKLLGK, from the coding sequence ATGATTGAAACAAGTGATATATTTAATTTGCTTCATAATGCAGTTGAGGCAAAAAATATCGGTAAGAAAATTTCACAGGCAAAAATGGCAGAAGAGCTTGGTGTGCCAATGAGAACGTATCAAGATTGGAGGCTTGGCAACTCAAAGCCACAAGCTGCTGCTGCAGTTTGCAAACTTCTTTGTGAGCTTGACGACGATGAAATATTATTTGTTATCAATAAGATGAGAAAGTTATTAGGAAAATAG
- the grpE gene encoding nucleotide exchange factor GrpE, giving the protein MSEEIKEQNTPETEPVQELASDSVNFDALGDISKVEKLEKELGEITDKYYRANAEFENMKKRYEKEKSDIANFANEKFARDLLPVIDALEMAANFDPEDDEFAKKIKEGVLITINQFKKCFEKHGVVEISTDTEFDPNVHNAVLRVDSEEKESGQIVQALQKGYLINGRVLRPAMVSVAN; this is encoded by the coding sequence GTGAGCGAGGAAATAAAAGAACAAAACACACCGGAAACTGAACCTGTGCAAGAGCTAGCTAGTGATAGCGTAAATTTTGACGCACTTGGTGATATTTCAAAGGTTGAAAAGCTCGAAAAAGAACTTGGCGAGATCACTGATAAATATTATAGAGCAAATGCTGAGTTTGAAAACATGAAAAAGCGTTATGAAAAAGAGAAGTCAGACATTGCAAATTTTGCAAATGAGAAATTTGCTAGGGACTTGCTTCCGGTTATTGATGCGCTTGAAATGGCAGCAAATTTTGACCCAGAGGATGATGAATTTGCCAAAAAGATAAAAGAAGGTGTTTTGATAACTATAAATCAATTTAAAAAATGTTTTGAAAAGCATGGTGTGGTCGAGATCTCTACTGACACTGAGTTTGATCCAAATGTTCATAATGCGGTATTAAGGGTCGATAGCGAGGAGAAAGAGAGTGGTCAGATCGTGCAGGCTTTACAAAAAGGCTATTTGATAAATGGTAGGGTTTTGCGCCCAGCTATGGTCAGTGTAGCAAACTAA
- the kdsB gene encoding 3-deoxy-manno-octulosonate cytidylyltransferase, producing the protein MIIIPARLASTRFSNKILKEINGVPMFVATALRVSGVDDVVVAVDEPSVLDIAKAHGIKAVLTSKDHQSGTDRINEAAQILGLSESEIIINVQADEPFIEPENIAKFRAFCEQNKGKAFMFSCYKKMDDEFADDKNLVKVVADFEGYALYFSRSRIPFNRSECKSYKAHLGIYGYSVKSLKEFCALMPSSLENTEKLEQLRALENGKKIAMLEVESQSIGIDSEEDYQRALAKFGKK; encoded by the coding sequence ATGATAATCATCCCAGCTCGCCTTGCTTCAACAAGGTTTAGTAATAAAATTTTAAAAGAGATAAATGGCGTGCCAATGTTTGTGGCAACGGCTCTTAGAGTAAGTGGCGTGGATGATGTGGTGGTTGCTGTGGACGAGCCAAGCGTGCTAGATATCGCCAAAGCTCACGGCATAAAAGCGGTGCTAACTAGCAAAGATCATCAAAGTGGGACTGACAGGATAAACGAAGCGGCGCAAATTTTGGGACTAAGCGAGAGTGAGATCATCATAAATGTTCAGGCCGATGAACCATTTATCGAGCCTGAAAATATCGCCAAATTTAGAGCATTTTGCGAGCAAAACAAGGGGAAAGCCTTTATGTTTTCTTGCTATAAAAAGATGGACGATGAGTTTGCGGATGATAAAAATTTAGTCAAAGTGGTGGCTGATTTTGAGGGGTATGCACTTTACTTTTCAAGATCAAGGATACCATTTAACAGAAGTGAGTGCAAAAGCTACAAGGCTCACCTTGGCATTTACGGATACAGCGTAAAAAGCCTAAAAGAGTTTTGCGCTCTTATGCCTTCAAGCCTTGAAAATACTGAAAAGCTTGAGCAACTCCGTGCCCTAGAAAATGGCAAAAAGATAGCGATGCTAGAGGTTGAGAGCCAAAGTATCGGCATCGATAGCGAAGAGGACTACCAAAGAGCGTTAGCTAAATTTGGTAAGAAATAA
- a CDS encoding HrcA family transcriptional regulator — translation MSKTNKRDLILNSIIEAYLQDNIPIGSNELGSRMSAAIPASTIRVYFKKLSDEGEITKLHISGGRIPTIAAMRRYWSEIFTISDINLEINDAEELKKLCDEFELYCMIFGTIDKELLEILNLNDRYMILNFGEDEIVIKFDARTYKFLSNLAGVSLNKLELICSQVGLSELKSKIRELKRTKIYFQENEILAFDMFKDRRFKMVFDPSFSLQMDEKLTFSPMFDENFMGLKFNANYLGSESQMICAGSIYTDYVKFLNLIKEAA, via the coding sequence GTGAGTAAAACAAATAAACGTGATTTGATACTAAATTCTATCATCGAGGCTTATTTGCAGGACAATATACCTATTGGTTCAAATGAGCTTGGCTCTCGTATGAGCGCGGCTATTCCGGCTTCTACGATACGTGTTTATTTTAAAAAGCTTTCAGACGAAGGCGAGATCACCAAGCTTCATATAAGTGGCGGTCGGATACCAACAATCGCTGCGATGAGAAGGTATTGGAGTGAAATTTTTACTATAAGTGATATAAATCTGGAGATAAATGATGCCGAAGAACTGAAAAAGTTATGCGATGAATTTGAGCTTTATTGTATGATTTTTGGCACGATCGATAAGGAGTTGCTAGAAATTTTAAATTTAAACGATAGATATATGATCTTAAATTTTGGCGAAGATGAGATCGTTATTAAATTTGATGCTAGGACGTATAAATTTTTAAGTAATCTTGCTGGAGTTAGTTTAAACAAACTTGAGCTTATCTGCTCTCAAGTTGGTTTAAGCGAACTAAAAAGTAAAATAAGAGAGCTGAAAAGGACTAAAATCTACTTCCAAGAAAATGAAATTTTAGCCTTTGATATGTTTAAGGATAGACGTTTTAAGATGGTTTTTGACCCAAGTTTTAGTCTGCAAATGGATGAAAAACTTACATTTTCTCCTATGTTTGATGAAAATTTTATGGGTCTTAAATTTAATGCAAACTACCTTGGTAGTGAATCTCAGATGATCTGTGCTGGCAGTATTTATACTGACTATGTGAAATTTCTAAATCTAATAAAGGAGGCCGCGTGA